A section of the Gallus gallus isolate bGalGal1 chromosome 4, bGalGal1.mat.broiler.GRCg7b, whole genome shotgun sequence genome encodes:
- the NKX1-1 gene encoding NK1 transcription factor-related protein 1: MNVSRDKVGDISIPAAAAAAVTAPAAAAGIGGESCGVRGEGMDSHGEQRLSAGGELPLYSCPGNRDRQGDSQSNTPGQEGAVAALPIVHRTTSFSVLDILDPNKFNSKRRQCAVLYKSVATEFTLGAEDKPEDSGTELAEPKALAEDFDTCKKSAELIKDGELYKAEECDLDYSSRPSRSPDSELQDDEELCSEESSSSGSTGSGSAAPGEAEAGPQHSEAPEAQPPPPQQPGGGQQQAKPKRKRTGSDSKSGKPRRARTAFTYEQLVALENKFKSTRYLSVCERLNLALSLSLTETQVKIWFQNRRTKWKKQNPGADTSAPTGGGGAGGGAGGALGGGALPGGLSPLSHSPPMGNPLSMHGPGSYAGHPAGGLVCAAQLPFLPSPAVLSPFVLGSQTYGAPAFYTPHL; the protein is encoded by the exons ATGAATGTGAGCAGAGACAAGGTCGGTGACATCTCCATCCCGGCAGCGGCAGCCGCGGCCGTGACAGCCCCCGCAGCCGCGGCGGGCATCGGCGGGGAGTCCTGCGGCGTGCGCGGGGAAGGCATGGACAGCCATGGGGAGCAGCGGCTGTCGGCCGGCGGAGAGCTGCCGCTCTACTCCTGCCCTGGGAATAGGGACAGACAAGGGGACAGCCAGAGCAACACTCCCGGACAAGAGGGGGCAGTGGCCGCGCTGCCCATAGTGCACAGAACCACCTCCTTCTCCGTGCTCGACATACTGGACCCTAACAAATTCAACAGCAAAAGGAGGCAGTGCGCGGTCTTGTACAAATCGGTGGCGACCGAGTTCACGCTGGGGGCGGAGGATAAGCCCGAGGACTCAGGGACGGAGCTGGCCGAGCCAAAGGCTCTCGCCGAAGATTTCGACACGTGCAAGAAGTCCGCAGAGCTGATCA AGGACGGCGAGCTCTACAAGGCCGAGGAGTGCGACCTGGACTACAGCAGCCGGCCGAGCCGCAGCCCCGACAGCGAGCTGCAGGACGACGAGGAGCTGTGCAGcgaggagagcagcagcagcggcagcaccGGCAGCGGCTCGGCGGCTCCCGGCGAGGCCGAGGCGGGCCCGCAGCACTCCGAGGCTCCCGAGGCG cagccgccgccgccccaGCAGCCCGgcggagggcagcagcaggccaaGCCCAAGAGGAAGCGCACGGGCTCGGACTCCAAGTCGGGCAAACCCCGGCGGGCGCGGACAGCTTTCACCTACGAGCAGCTGGTGGCGCTGGAGAACAAGTTCAAGTCCACGCGGTACCTGTCGGTGTGCGAGCGCCTCAACCTGGCGCTCTCGCTCAGCCTCACCGAGACGCAGGTGAAGATCTGGTTCCAGAACCGCCGCACCAAGTGGAAGAAGCAGAACCCGGGCGCCGACACCAGCGCGCCCaccggcggcggcggggcgggcggcggggcgggcggggcgctGGGCGGAGGGGCGCTGCCGGGCGGCCTCAGCCCGCTCAGCCACTCGCCGCCCATGGGCAACCCGCTGTCCATGCACGGGCCCGGCAGCTACGCGGGTCACCCGGCCGGGGGGTTGGTGTGCGCCGCCCAGCTGCCCTTCCTGCCCAGCCCAGCCGTCCTCTCGCCCTTCGTGCTGGGCTCGCAGACTTACGGCGCTCCGGCTTTCTACACCCCTCACCTATAA